Genomic segment of Desulfovermiculus halophilus DSM 18834:
ACGATCTTCCAGGTCAAGCGTCTTTTGACTGCTCCGATGATCAGGGCGCCGGCCGCGCCGAAGGCCGCCGCCTCCGTGGGGGAGGCGATGCCCAAAAGGATGGTTCCCAGCACGAGAATAATCAAAACGGCCGGGAGGAAGACGCTCTTCACCGCCAGGAGCTTTTCCCAGGCTGTGGCCCTGTCTTCCGCAGGCAGGGCGGGACAGAAATCGGGATTCATGAACGCCCGGATGAGCACATAGCCGATGTACATCACTGCCAGCAGAAGGCCGGCCATGATCCCCCCGGCAAAGAGGCCCCCAATGGAAACCCCGGTTACCGCGCCATAGAGGACCATGTTTGTGCTGGGGGGGATCAGCTGTCCCAGAGTTCCAGAGGCCATGACCGATCCCAGGGACATCTTCTTGTTGTAGCCGTGCTTGAGCATCTCCGGCAGACCGATGAGCCCGAGGCCGATGACTCCGGCGGCGACCACCCCGGAAATGGCCCCTAGAAATGCGCCCACAATCACGGTTGCGATGACCAGGCCGCCCCGCAGGCCTCCCGACCATTTGTAGAAGGCATCGTAAAGGTCTTCCACCACGTTTGTCTTCTGCAAAATATAGGACATGTAGATAAACAGGGGAACGGCAATGATCACAAAGTTGTTCATCGCTCCCCAGGCCGCGGAGACCAGGATGTTCAGGGCCCCTGCCCCCCAGAGCAGGTAGGAAAAGACTATGGCCACAGCGCCCAGGGAAAAGGCGATGGGGACTCCTGCGGCCAGGAGCAGAAACAGGACGGCAAACATCAATAGCGGGTAGAATTCACTGCCCATACAAATGTAATCCTATACGTTCTCTGCGGGTGCAGATTTTTCCGGACGGGAGAAGATCAAGGACAGCATGTCCTTGAAGGCCTGCCAGGAGATGAGGGCGCAAGAGATGGGGATGATCCATCGATACCACCAGACATAGGGGTTAAAGGGGGTCTGATGGGTGGATCGTTCCATCATCTGAAAAGAGCGGATTGCGGCTGGAACGCTGACATAAAGGAGGACCAGGGCGACGAAGAGAACGACCAGCTCGGAAAAAATGCCCAGGACACGCTGCCACTTGGGGGAGAGATAGTGGTTGACCACGTCCACGGCGACATGCCGTTTCTCCAAGTGGGTGGCTCCTGCTCCGAGCATGAAGAAGGACCCGAACAGGAAGAGGGAGATTTCAAAGGTCCAAATAGGTGTTTTCCCGAAGAAAAACGCCTTCAGGGAGCTGTAGACGATGCCAGCGATAAGGGGAAGAATGAGCAGGGAAACCAAGCGGCCGAATGACTTCATTCGCTATCTCTCCTTGGCCACTTTCCAGTGGCGGCCTGTCCAGTGCGGGCTGCGGCCCTGTGATTGCTTCGATTCTGTACAGCGGATGGCCCCGGGGGGGAGCGGTCCGCACTCAACGGTCCATAGAGAACCACTCCTTTCCCGGAGTGGCAAAGTCTTTTTGTTCTTGGGGCGTGGTCCGGCGAATTTCGAATTCGCAGCAGTCGTCTCCATCCGGAAGCGCCTTGTGGTGGATCAGCTTATAGTCCGGATTGTATCCCATATACTTGGCTGTATCCATATAGCAGTACAAACGGCCGATCTTTTCCTCGCCGTACTCCTTCCAGACCTGCCCCATGATGCAGCCGTATGCGCAGATGCGTTCGTTTCCCTCCGAATCCTCGTGCTTCTCCCATTTTGCATGCATGCCGGGGATGTCAGGAAGGGCATAGGAGCGGCCGTGTTCAAAGTTTTCCGGAGTAGCCGGGAGGCCTTGGGCTTCTACCTCCTCCTTGGTCTTTTCCCCGATCTTGATCGCGTAATCCTTGATGGCCTCGGAGATGATCCGGGTCCCTTGTTCTTCCCCCAGGGCATCGATAATCGCCCTGGCATAGGCCATATGCAAAAGGCCGATCCGGCGGGAAGCGCTGGCCAGGGCCCGGATGGCCTGGTCCAGGTCAACCGAGGATGTATTCTGGTTCTGCATGCACATCTTTCCTTGTGTCTATGGTGTGATCAGCGGTGAAGCTGCCAAGCCATGGTCATCGCTTGGGCCGTGCATCAGGCCGCATTCTGGATCTTGTTCAGGTTCAGTTCGTCCACCTTCTGGTTGTAGAAAGTGATGACTTCCCTGCGCCGGAGCATGCCCAAAAGTATTTTCGGGTCCTTGGCATCCACGACCGGCAGGCTGTCCAGGTTCTTGCGGGTGAACTTGTTCATCACCGTATGCAGGTCCTCGGCCAGATTGGTGCTGATCATGTCCCGGGTGGCAATGTCCTTGACCACGACCAGGTCCTCGATTTCCGGAGAGAACAGGACGCTTCGAAAATCGGTGTTGGAAAAGATTCCGCTCAGGGCCCCATTCTTGTCCACTACCGGGAAATACTGCTGGTTGGTTTCACAGAAAAAGCGCTTGAAGTCACAGAAATTCATGCTTTCCGGGACGGTTTCCACCTTCCGGATCTGATCGCTGAGGTCCTGAACCCGGTAGGATTCCAGGATGTTGACAAAGAACTCTCCTGCATGGGCCGGGGAAGCGGCCCGATTCTTGACCTGCTCTTTGTAGATGGTGAAGCCCTGGGAGAAGTGGTAGCACAACAGGCAGACCAGCAGGCTGGGCAGGAGGAGGTGATATGAGTTGGTCATCTCACTGACGAAAATAATGGTGGAAATTGGGGTGTTGGACACCGCGGTGAAGAACCCGGCCATGCCGACCACAACCATGGCCCCGGGAGGGACCAGGCCGGGAATCAGGACGGCGAATATCTTGCCCACTGCCCCGCCCAAGGCCCCGCCGATGACGACGGAAGGACCGAACACACCTCCGCTGCCCCCGGAGCTGAT
This window contains:
- a CDS encoding TRAP transporter small permease subunit, which codes for MKSFGRLVSLLILPLIAGIVYSSLKAFFFGKTPIWTFEISLFLFGSFFMLGAGATHLEKRHVAVDVVNHYLSPKWQRVLGIFSELVVLFVALVLLYVSVPAAIRSFQMMERSTHQTPFNPYVWWYRWIIPISCALISWQAFKDMLSLIFSRPEKSAPAENV
- a CDS encoding TRAP transporter large permease; translation: MGSEFYPLLMFAVLFLLLAAGVPIAFSLGAVAIVFSYLLWGAGALNILVSAAWGAMNNFVIIAVPLFIYMSYILQKTNVVEDLYDAFYKWSGGLRGGLVIATVIVGAFLGAISGVVAAGVIGLGLIGLPEMLKHGYNKKMSLGSVMASGTLGQLIPPSTNMVLYGAVTGVSIGGLFAGGIMAGLLLAVMYIGYVLIRAFMNPDFCPALPAEDRATAWEKLLAVKSVFLPAVLIILVLGTILLGIASPTEAAAFGAAGALIIGAVKRRLTWKIVYTSCYDTLLITSMVGLVMICATAFGSVFSGVGGSRLVEQIAMNLPGGSTVVLLVSALFFFILGMFLEPGAIIFFAVPIVAPILAKMGYDPLWIGIAFNVILQCGYISPPFGFSLFYLKGVTPGDIRITDLYSASIPFLLLQFLGILLIFFFPSIVLWLPQLLLG
- a CDS encoding L-2-amino-thiazoline-4-carboxylic acid hydrolase, with product MQNQNTSSVDLDQAIRALASASRRIGLLHMAYARAIIDALGEEQGTRIISEAIKDYAIKIGEKTKEEVEAQGLPATPENFEHGRSYALPDIPGMHAKWEKHEDSEGNERICAYGCIMGQVWKEYGEEKIGRLYCYMDTAKYMGYNPDYKLIHHKALPDGDDCCEFEIRRTTPQEQKDFATPGKEWFSMDR